A stretch of Prunus dulcis chromosome 6, ALMONDv2, whole genome shotgun sequence DNA encodes these proteins:
- the LOC117633282 gene encoding putative uncharacterized protein DDB_G0290521, protein MDTDNEKPRPPQGGSSEPSMYTDKMYADDNESPSEDEDGEPSMSPSEDEDGEPSMSPSEDEDGEPSMSPSEDEDGEPSMSPSGFGLPLMSPSGDGDPSIGTGDWRNQLQPDTRQKIVNKIMETLKRHLPFSSQEGLQELKKIAVRFEEKIYAAATSQSDYLRKISLKMLTMETKSQNTMANSLQSYSDESFLTELVPIFLDQSSEGNIDRKKESSEGSFFTELGPIFLHQSSEGNIEHRKKSSEGALLTELVPTFLDQSSEDNIDLKKKKF, encoded by the exons ATGGATACTGATAATGAGAAGCCTCGGCCTCCTCAAGGTGGTTCAAGCGAACCCTCAATGTACACAGACAAGATGTACGCTGATGATAATGAGAGCCCTtcagaagatgaagatggagAGCCCTCAATGAGCCCTtctgaagatgaagatggagAGCCCTCAATGAGCCCCtctgaagatgaagatggagAACCCTCAATGAGCCCCtctgaagatgaagatggagAGCCCTCAATGAGCCCTTCTGGATTTGGATTGCCCTTAATGAGCCCTTCTGGAGATGGAGATCCCTCAATAGGCACAGGCGATTGGAGGAATCAATTGCAGCCAGATACGAGGCAAAAAATTGTCAACAAGAT AATGGAGACATTGAAGAGGCATCTCCCTTTCTCTAGTCAAGAGGGATTACAGGAGCTCAAGAAAATTGCTGTAAGGTTTGAGGAAAAGATTTATGCTGCTGCCACAAGCCAG TCGGATTACCTACGGAAGATTAGTCTGAAGATGCTAACAATGGAGACCAAGTCTCAGAACACAATGGCCAATTCTTTACAGTCCTACTCTGATG AATCATTTTTGACTGAGTTGGTTCCGATTTTTCTTGATCAAAGTTCTGAAGGTAATATTGaccgaaaaaaagaaagttctGAAG GATCATTTTTTACTGAATTGGGTCccatttttcttcatcaaagtTCTGAAGGTAATATCGAGCATAGAAAAAAAAGTTCTGAAG